The Miscanthus floridulus cultivar M001 chromosome 7, ASM1932011v1, whole genome shotgun sequence genome includes a region encoding these proteins:
- the LOC136464250 gene encoding ornithine carbamoyltransferase, chloroplastic-like, protein MTPATAISGSSGHLVVSSPRLRQPLTLPPRTARPIAAAAASPVARRGVSVAAVSSPAVSAATGKDAKQAAKDFLHINDFDKDTIMDILNRAIEVKAAIKSGDRSFQPFKGKSMAMIFAKPSMRTRVSFETGFFLLGGHAIYLGPDDIQMGKREETRDVARVLSGYNDIIMARVFAHQDILDLAKYAPVPVINGLTDYNHPCQIMADALTMLEHIGRIENTKVVYVGDGNNIVHSWLLLAAVLPFHFVCACPKGFEPDAKTVEIARSAGISKIEITNDPREAVKGANVVYTDVWASMGQKEEADYRKQKFQGFTVDEALMEIAGPQAYLMHCLPAERGVEVTDGAIEAPNSIVFPQAENRMHAQNAIMLHVLGA, encoded by the exons ATGACGCCGGCGACGGCGATCTCCGGCTCCAGCGGCCACCTCGTCGTCTCCTCCCCCCGCCTCAGGCAGCCGCTCACGCTCCCTCCGCGCACCGCTCGCccaatcgccgccgccgccgcctcgcccgtGGCCCGCCGCGGGGTCTCGGTCGCCGCCGTGTCCAGCCCCGCTGTGTCCGCCGCCACGGGGAAGGATG CCAAACAGGCTGCTAAGGATTTCCTTCATATCAATGATTTTGACAAGGATACAATAATGGATATCCTTAATCGAGCGATCGAGGTTAAGGCAGCGATAAAGTCTGGAGACAGGAGCTTCCAACCGTTCAAAGGGAAATCAATGGCGATGATTTTTGCCAAGCCATCAATGAGGACCCGTGTTTCATTTGAGACGGGATTCTTCTTACTTGGTGGGCATGCTATTTATTTGGGTCCAGATGATATCCAGATGGGCAAGCGTGAGGAGACTCGTGATGTTGCTCGAGTACTTTCTGGCTATAATGACATCATTATGGCTAGGGTCTTTGCTCACCAG GATATTCTGGACTTGGCAAAATATGCACCTGTACCTGTCATAAATGGTCTCACCGACTATAACCATCCATGCCAGATAATGGCTGATGCACTTACTATGCTTGAGCACATTGGTCGTATTGAAAACACTAAG GTTGTCTATGTTGGAGATGGGAACAACATTGTGCACTCATGGCTTCTATTGGCAGCTGTACTTCCTTTTCACTTTGTATGTGCTTGTCCCAAGGGATTTGAGCCTGATGCGAAGACTGTGGAGATCGCCAGGAGTGCTGGAATCAGTAAGATTGAAATAACAAACGATCCCAGGGAAGCAGTTAAGGGAGCAAATGTTGTGTATACAGATGTTTGGGCCAGCATGGGCCAAAAGGAAGAAGCTGATTATAGAAAGCAGAAGTTCCAGGGATTCACG GTGGATGAAGCCCTGATGGAGATTGCTGGGCCACAGGCCTACCTTATGCACTGTTTGCCCGCAGAGAGAGGAGTGGAGGTGACAGACGGTGCCATCGAGGCTCCCAACTCAATCGTGTTCCCCCAGGCTGAGAACAGAATGCACGCTCAGAATGCCATCATGCTTCACGTGCTCGGCGCTTAA